From a region of the Saccharomyces paradoxus chromosome IV, complete sequence genome:
- the TLD1 gene encoding triglyceride-associated lipolysis regulator TLD1 (similar to YDR275W): MFFFPKLRKLIGSTLIEQDTRNSSGKEEIMSNSRLALVIINHAFDKVISLTWHCGILSEIRSGLMLMFNIFQLMCSLGVIILLLPIIILDAIDLFLYICRLLDYGCKLFHYNRSSLPVGDGKEETSGPTSTKEEIIIDEEIINMLNESSESLIDHITAGLEYDTRSESANKSRRMNLSSTVTFVRQNKNSNERKEDAYYEEEDDDFLSNPNYDKISLIERSFTSRFEVACEQKAA, translated from the coding sequence atgtttttttttccaaaacttAGGAAACTTATAGGTTCAACTTTAATCGAACAAGACACAAGAAATTCAtcaggaaaagaagagatcaTGTCGAATAGCCGATTAGCACTTGTTATTATCAACCATGCCTTTGATAAAGTAATATCTTTAACATGGCATTGTGGAATTTTATCAGAAATAAGATCAGGCCTGATGTTAATGTTCAACATTTTTCAGTTAATGTGTTCTTTGGGTGTGATCATATTGCTGTTGCCCATTATCATACTGGACGCGATCGACTTGTTCCTTTATATATGCCGATTGCTTGATTACGGTTGCAAGTTATTCCACTATAATAGATCGTCATTACCAGTAGGAgatggaaaagaagagaccAGTGGGCCCACGAGCacaaaggaagaaataatcATTGATGaggaaataataaatatgcTAAATGAGTCTTCAGAATCATTGATTGATCATATTACAGCTGGTTTGGAATATGATACTCGTTCAGAAAGTGCTAACAAAAGCAGACGTATGAATTTATCTAGTACAGTTACGTTTGTAAGGCagaataaaaatagtaaTGAAAGGAAGGAAGACGCTTACTATGAGGAAGAGGACGATGATTTTCTATCAAATCCGAATTATGATAAGATATCATTGATCGAAAGATCATTTACGAGTCGTTTTGAAGTGGCTTGTGAGCAGAAAGCTGCTTAA
- the PMP3 gene encoding Pmp3p (Small plasma membrane protein~similar to YDR276C), whose product MDSAKIINIILSLFLPPVAVFLARGWGTDCIVDIILTILAWFPGMLYALYIVLQD is encoded by the coding sequence ATGGATTCCGCCAAGATCATCAACATTATATTATCACTTTTCTTACCACCAGTCGCCGTTTTTCTAGCCCGTGGGTGGGGTACTGACTGTATAGTGGATATCATTTTAACGATTTTAGCTTGGTTCCCAGGTATGCTATATGCTTTGTACATTGTTCTACAAGATTAA
- the MTH1 gene encoding Mth1p (Negative regulator of the glucose-sensing signal transduction pathway~similar to YDR277C), which translates to MFVSPPPATSKNQVLQRRPIESTNNSHGFASSLQAIPENTVSGSDNASFQSLPLSMSSSQSMTSSRRENFVNAPPEYTDRARDEIKKRLLASSPSRRSHHSSSMHSVSRRSSVAESGSLLSDNASSYQSSIFSAPSTVHTQLTNDSSLSEFPNHKLITRVSLDEALPKTFYDMYSPDILLADPSNILCNGRPKFTKRELLDWDLNDIRSLLIVEKLRPEWGNQLPEVVTVGDNMPQFRLQLLPLYSSDETIIATLVHSDLYMEANLDYEFKLTSAKYTVATARKRHEHITGRNEVVMNLSKPEWRNIIENYLLNIAVEAQCRFDFKQRCSEYKKWKLQQSNLKRPDMPPPSIIPRKNSTETKSLLKKALLKNIQLKNPNNNLDELMMRSSAAPNQQGKNKVSLSKEEKATIWSQCQAQVYQRLGLDWQPDSVS; encoded by the coding sequence ATGTTTGTTTCACCACCACCAGCAACTTCAAAAAACCAAGTGTTACAACGACGTCCAATAGAATCGACTAACAATAGTCATGGGTTTGCAAGCTCACTACAAGCCATCCCGGAAAACACAGTAAGTGGCAGTGATAATGCTTCCTTTCAAAGCTTGCCACTGTCGATGAGTAGCTCCCAATCCATGACTTCGTCAAGAAGGGAAAACTTTGTAAATGCCCCTCCAGAATATACTGATAGAGCTAGAGAtgaaattaagaaaaggTTATTAGCCTCTTCACCTAGCAGAAGGTCACACCACTCGAGTAGTATGCATTCAGTAAGCAGAAGGTCAAGCGTGGCTGAAAGCGGGAGCTTACTTTCGGATAATGCCTCATCTTACCAATCAAGTATATTTTCTGCTCCTTCTACTGTGCACACCCAACTAACTAATGATTCCTCGCTCTCCGAATTTCCTAACCACAAATTAATAACGAGGGTGAGTTTAGATGAAGCCCTACCCAAAACGTTTTATGACATGTACTCGCCGGATATCCTATTAGCAGATCCATCCAATATCCTCTGTAACGGGCGTCCCAAGTTTACCAAGAGGGAGTTATTGGATTGGGATTTAAACGATATAAGATCGTTATTAATAGTTGAGAAGTTAAGGCCCGAATGGGGTAATCAATTACCAGAGGTAGTAACAGTGGGTGACAATATGCCCCAGTTTAGGTTACAATTATTACCACTATATTCTAGTGATGAGACCATAATCGCAACTTTGGTCCATTCGGATCTGTACATGGAAGCTAACTTGGATTATGAGTTCAAACTGACTAGCGCCAAATATACAGTAGCCACTGCCAGGAAAAGGCACGAACACATAACTGGCAGAAATGAAGTCGTGATGAACTTGTCCAAACCGGAATGGAGGAATATCATCGAAAATTACCTTTTAAATATAGCAGTAGAGGCACAATGTAGATTCGATTTCAAGCAAAGATGCTCAGAATATAAGAAATGGAAGCTACAACAGTCCAACTTAAAAAGACCAGACATGCCACCACCGAGCATAATACCGCGGAAGAACAGTACAGAAACAAAATcgcttttgaaaaaggccTTATTGAAGAACATCCAGTTGAAAAATCCCAATAATAACCTCGATGAATTGATGATGAGATCAAGCGCCGCACCAAATCAACAGGGGAAAAACAAAGTCAGCTTatctaaagaagaaaaggctACGATATGGTCGCAATGTCAGGCACAAGTTTACCAAAGATTAGGGTTAGATTGGCAGCCGGATTCAGTATCCTGA
- the RNH202 gene encoding Rnh202p (Ribonuclease H2 subunit~similar to YDR279W), with the protein MTISDIGSEGRVIILPDGYEASKNINTFTLPPPSNITSKHRIELFEDISGKLYEIRSFQFGKGPSYSHEEDLANDKYHYTKENHPIKSTFIVNTSNPSEGYVFKSSKIYFCSLHDITFSLIGFYYKNSVTADEQDYANSSDTNDNQISSSKNHERFLTVRDYHDLLTDTHDKNWDSISLSCLKSGLTKVSETIEECGDVYYKITPAMITKYLVGKVSKIVKNFPPSIPTLKNVPTEIEQSYKVVTATSLLISLIPRAAYHNLVTFSPTMASSCTNLDIKASFIDLENYEITKESQNAEKELLMKSAVNVGLSSNGSVSLSVKKVTKKVIQSKRPKVAIGKGAIDGFFKRK; encoded by the coding sequence ATGACCATCTCCGACATTGGAAGCGAAGGAAgagtaataatattaccGGATGGTTATGAGGCTTCGAAAAATATTAACACGTTTACGCTGCCGCCACCTTCCAATATTACGTCCAAACATCGTATCGAACTCTTTGAAGACATCAGTGGAAAACTTTACGAAATAAGGTCTTTCCAATTCGGTAAAGGGCCCTCGTATTCACATGAGGAAGACTTGGCAAATGATAAATATCATTatacaaaggaaaatcaCCCGATCAAATCGACTTTCATTGTAAATACTTCTAACCCCTCCGAAGGTTATGTTTTTAAATCAAGCAAAATTTACTTTTGTTCTTTACATGACATTACTTTCAGTTTGATTGGTTTTTACTATAAGAACAGCGTTACAGCAGATGAACAAGATTACGCCAATTCAAGCGACACTAATGATAACCAAATCAGTAGCAGCAAAAATCACGAGAGATTTCTTACGGTGCGTGATTACCATGATTTATTAACGGATACCCACGACAAGAATTGGGACAGCATTTCTTTAAGCTGCCTCAAAAGTGGGCTAACAAAAGTTAGCGAAACAATTGAGGAATGTGGCGACGTATATTACAAGATCACGCCTGCAATGataacaaaatatttggtAGGCAAGGTATCAAAAATCGTGAAGAACTTTCCTCCGAGTATCCCTACACTTAAAAATGTACCAACGGAAATAGAACAGAGCTACAAGGTAGTTACGGCTACTAGCCTTTTGATCTCTCTGATTCCGAGGGCAGCCTACCATAATTTAGTTACCTTTTCACCCACAATGGCTAGCAGTTGCACAAACCTAGATATAAAAGCTAGTTTCATAGACCTCGAGAACTATGAAATTACAAAAGAATCACAAAATGCTGAGAAAGAACTACTGATGAAAAGCGCCGTGAATGTAGGCTTAAGTTCGAATGGCAGCGTTTCGTTGTCAGTGAAAAAAgttacaaaaaaagtaattcAAAGTAAAAGACCAAAAGTAGCGATAGGAAAAGGGGCCATCGATGGGTTTTTTAAACGTAAGTAA
- the RRP45 gene encoding exosome non-catalytic core subunit RRP45 (Exosome non-catalytic core component~similar to YDR280W), with product MAKDIEISASESKFILEALRQNYRLDGRSFDQFRDVKITFGKEFGDVSVKMGNTKVHCRISCQIAQPYEDRPFEGLFVISTEISPMAGSQFENGNITGEDEILCSRIIEKSVRRSGALDVEGLCIVAGSKCWAVRADVHFLDCDGGFIDASCIAVMTGLMHFKKPDITVHGEQIIVHPVNEREPVPLGILHIPICVTFSFFNPQDTEENIKGETNSEISIIDATLKEELLRDGVLTVTLNKNREVVQVSKAGGLPMDALTLMKCCHEAYTIIEKITDQILQLLKEDSENRNKYAAMLTSENARES from the coding sequence ATGGCAAAAGACATTGAAATATCCGCATCAGAGTCAAAATTCATCTTAGAAGCCTTGAGACAAAATTATAGACTGGATGGCCGCTCCTTTGACCAATTTCGTGACGTGAAAATAACGTTTGGTAAAGAATTTGGCGATGTCAGCGTGAAAATGGGTAATACCAAAGTTCACTGCAGGATTAGTTGCCAAATAGCACAGCCATACGAGGATAGGCCATTTGAAGGGTTATTTGTAATATCAACTGAAATATCTCCTATGGCTGGTTctcaatttgaaaatggaaaCATTACaggtgaagatgaaatcCTATGTTCAAGaataattgaaaaatctgtTAGGCGGTCCGGTGCACTGGACGTGGAAGGGCTATGCATCGTTGCTGGCAGTAAATGCTGGGCCGTGAGAGCAGATGTGCATTTTCTGGATTGTGACGGTGGATTTATTGACGCTTCGTGTATTGCTGTCATGACAGGATTGATGCACTTTAAGAAGCCAGATATAACTGTCCATGGCGAACAAATCATTGTTCATCCTGTTAATGAAAGAGAGCCAGTTCCACTAGGTATACTGCATATTCCAATATGTgtaactttttctttcttcaaccCTCAAGACACCGAGGAAAACATAAAGGGTGAAACCAACTCAGAAATTTCGATTATTGATGCAAcattgaaagaagaattacTGCGAGATGGTGTCCTGACTGTTACGTTGAACAAAAACCGTGAAGTGGTACAAGTTTCCAAAGCGGGCGGTTTACCAATGGATGCTTTGACATTAATGAAATGTTGCCACGAAGCTTATACCATCATCGAAAAAATAACTGACCAAATACTGCAGCTTTTAAAAGAGGACTCGGAAAATAGAAACAAGTATGCTGCTATGCTTACATCTGAAAATGCGCGTGAAAGCTAA
- the PHM6 gene encoding Phm6p (similar to YDR281C) translates to MEQTLRRSDDVLKMRQQEEETRQAEYAEAQGEREEVKCIDYIIDLEAGLPRHESSGKSNTFKQYYDAFLGFIEELIIVIIIVLLLYSLTMVGLFYVMTMTKFLF, encoded by the coding sequence ATGGAACAAACCTTGAGACGCTCCGATGATGTACTGAAAATGAGACAACAGGAGGAAGAAACAAGGCAGGCAGAGTATGCTGAAGCTCAAGGGGAGAGGGAGGAGGTCAAGTGTATTGATTACATTATAGATTTGGAAGCAGGCCTTCCGCGCCACGAAAGTAGTGGGAAAAGTAATACCTTCAAACAATATTATGATGCCTTTTTGGGTTTTATTGAGGAGCTCATTATTGTCATAATTATTGTGTTGCTGTTGTACAGTTTAACAATGGTCGGTCTTTTCTATGTGATGACAATGACGAAGTTTTTGTTCTAA